In the genome of Aulosira sp. FACHB-615, one region contains:
- a CDS encoding PIN domain-containing protein codes for MCCLNRPFDDQTQERIFLEAEAVRIILAHCQSGEWQLLTSQVIDVELRRTPDSARKEQIKFWTECATSKITITQQIESRGLQLSQLGFKNYDALHIACAEAGNANIFLTTDDRMLRLAARSKNLLQVRVENPLQWVMEVTS; via the coding sequence GTGTGTTGTCTCAATCGACCCTTCGATGACCAGACACAGGAGAGAATTTTTTTAGAAGCTGAGGCAGTGCGAATTATTTTAGCTCATTGCCAAAGTGGTGAATGGCAACTGCTGACTAGTCAAGTTATTGATGTTGAATTAAGGCGTACCCCAGATAGCGCCAGAAAAGAGCAGATCAAATTTTGGACTGAATGTGCAACAAGCAAAATTACCATCACCCAGCAAATTGAATCTCGTGGTCTACAACTTTCCCAACTGGGTTTTAAAAACTATGATGCACTACATATAGCCTGCGCTGAAGCCGGAAATGCCAATATTTTTTTGACAACTGATGACAGAATGTTACGTTTGGCAGCTAGAAGCAAAAACCTGCTACAAGTTAGAGTAGAAAACCCGCTTCAGTGGGTAATGGAGGTTACTTCATGA